Proteins from one Rosa chinensis cultivar Old Blush chromosome 7, RchiOBHm-V2, whole genome shotgun sequence genomic window:
- the LOC112179563 gene encoding transcription factor bHLH137, with translation MAAFSYQHVLHHPFLFDSIFFPGTPTSTNSNNNHFSQSQYPSEPLVEQMNIPVESARVAESSSCIDQSSTKIATFSDNEPSVTKKQSPESSAVVDKLETGEQVTQKVMTPMERKRRTRNGSSPNSAQSKVKKPKKAEEEKKPKAEKKEQVKAVQEVEPPTGYIHVRARRGQATDSHSLAERVRREKISERMKMLQRLVPGCDKVTGRAVMLDEIINYVQSLQNQVEFLSMKLASVNPMFYDFGPDLGDLMVKQEASPFSSGPQCSPTQPTDFADTSTNFVTTTTAATTSFTAATNNYPFLDSLLLQQSQRPTAFHQDSESPLWDVEDQRQSFLNPSGFSNNLCSFN, from the exons ATGGCAGCCTTTTCTTACCAACATGTACTCCACCACCCCTTTCTCTTTGACTCTATTTTCTTTCCAGGCACTCCTACCAGTACTAATAGCAACAACAACCATTTCTCTCAATCTCAATACCCATCTGAGCCTTTAGTTGAGCAAATGAATATTCCTGTTGAGAGTGCAAGAGTTGCCGAGAGCAGCTCATGTATTGACCAGAGCTCCACAAAGATTGCAACTTTTAGTGACAATGAGCCTTCTGTGACCAAAAAACAGAGCCCAGAGTCCTCAGCTGTGGTGGATAAGCTTGAGACTGGCGAGCAGGTTACTCAGAAAGTGATGACTCCCATGGAAAGGAAGAGAAGAACCAGAAATGGGTCATCACCCAATTCTGCTCAATCCAAG GTCAAGAAGCCAAAGAAAGCTGAAGAGGAAAAGAAGCCCAAAGCTGAAAAGAAAGAGCAAGTGAAAGCTGTACAAGAAGTGGAACCTCCAACAGGTTACATTCATGTTAGAGCAAGAAGGGGTCAAGCTACAGATAGCCATAGCCTTGCAGAGAGG GTAAGAAGAGAAAAAATCAGTGAGAGGATGAAGATGTTGCAAAGACTTGTTCCTGGTTGTGACAAG GTAACCGGAAGGGCTGTGatgttggatgagattatcaATTATGTTCAGTCCCTACAAAATCAAGTGGAG tttctCTCAATGAAGCTTGCTTCTGTGAATCCAATGTTCTATGACTTTGGACCAGACCTTGGTGATTTGATGGTCAAACAAGAG GCATCACCATTTTCAAGTGGACCACAATGCAGCCCAACGCAGCCAACAGATTTTGCTGATACCTCTACCAATTTTGTCACCACCACCACTGCCGCCACCACCAGCTTCACAGCGGCTACTAACAACTATCCTTTTCTGGATTCACTTCTACTTCAGCAATCGCAGAGGCCGACTGCCTTCCATCAg GACAGTGAGAGCCCATTGTGGGATGTGGAAGATCAAAGACAAAGCTTTCTTAATCCATCTGGGTTCAGCAACAACTTGTGTTCTTTCAATTAA